Proteins from a genomic interval of Papaver somniferum cultivar HN1 chromosome 4, ASM357369v1, whole genome shotgun sequence:
- the LOC113276059 gene encoding basic proline-rich protein-like isoform X1, which produces MKTTKGGKTMNPTDAYRKEIRRKELKRNKKERKKVREVGILKKDPDTLKEQIDKLEMMKADGALDKARKHKKRHLEDTLNLVIKKRKEFEEKAKDKGETSVMFSHLGPPRRRTAEEEERAKHPRPEDSVYYHPTLNPTGAPPPGKPPMYKSSIGPRIPLSAASSRGGASSSNAESEEVEFGGPPPPAPPPPLPDSSELGLGDVSTLPLPPPPPMPPQPAAANLGSALPPPSLPPPPPGPPPPKEQGSVPTSLPPPPPPPRSTQPPPPGTNASEMGQSAPSDGSNVKESERVLVMLPPPPPPPGLPPKSDANSFTGTKDVINMLPPPPPPTPNQQVPRPSLVHTIQPDVLPPGIARLPPPPPPPGPPLSVPGLPPRPGLPGMVLPPMPRPPFGPPPGPPPMMRPPLPPGPPPSFQQEDTYNAFRSSAPQKPSYVKSAASTVVKRQLAQHTPELTAMVPASVRVRRETAVQKTKPKVPQLAQTTATPRPAAALVAAIKKPETVKPSNAPKPQSVDDSYMAFLEDMKALGALDS; this is translated from the exons atgaagacaacGAAAGGAGggaaaacgatgaatccaacagatGCATATCGAAAAGAAATACGAAGGAAAGAATTAAAAAGG aacaagaaagaaagaaagaaggtgAGAGAAGTTGGGATTTTGAAAAAAGATCCTGATACTCTTAAAGAACAGATTGATAAGTTGGAAATGATGA AGGCGGACGGTGCTCTGGATAAGgcaaggaaacacaaaaagagACATCTTGAGGACACTCTTAACCTTGTTATTAAGAAAAGGAAG GAGTTTGAAGAGAAAGCGAAGGACAAGGGTGAGACGTCAGTTATGTTCAG CCACTTAGGGCCCCCTCGGAGACGaactgctgaagaagaagagagagcGAAACATCCAAGGCCAGAG GATTCTGTATATTATCATCCTACACTGAACCCTACTGGAGCACCTCCTCCTGGAAAGCCTCCCATGTACAAATCATCAATAG GACCCAGGATTCCCTTGTCTGCAGCTTCCTCTCGTGGCGGAGCATCATCTTCAAATGCAGAGTCAGAGGAAGTGGAATTTGGTGGCCCCCCTCCCCCTGCTCCACCACCACCCTTGCCAGACTCTAGTGAATTAGGCCTCGGGGATGTCTCTACATTGCCTCTACCTCCTCCACCTCCAATGCCACCTCAGCCTGCTGCTGCTAACTTAGGTAGTGCATTGCCCCCACCATCACTACCTCCACCTCCTCCTGGTCCACCACCACCCAAAGAACAAGGTTCTGTTcccacttcacttcctccacctcCACCGCCACCCCGCTCTACTCAGCCACCTCCACCTGGTACAAATGCAAGTGAGATGGGTCAATCTGCGCCATCAGATGGCTCAAATGTTAAAGAGTCTGAGCGT GTGCTGGTTATGCTTCCTCCACCACCCCCACCTCCCGGATTGCCACCTAAGTCTGATGCCAATAGTTTTACAGGGACCAAGGATGTCATTAACATgcttccaccacctccaccaccaactccaaaTCAGCAAGTGCCAAGGCCTTCCTTAGTCCATACCATACAGCCGGATGTACTACCCCCAGGCATTGCTCGTTTGCCTCCACCCCCACCTCCTCCAGGACCACCATTATCTGTCCCAGGACTTCCTCCTCGTCCTGGACTTCCTGGCATGGTTCTGCCACCAATGCCAAGACCACCCTTTGGTCCTCCACCTGGACCACCACCAATGATGAGACCACCACTTCCACCTGGCCCTCCTCCTAGCTTCCAGCAGGAAGACACTTACAATGCTTTTAGATCTTCAGCACCCCAGAAGCCATCTTATGTTAAGTCGGCAGCATCTACAGTTGTGAAGAGGCAGCTGGCACAGCATACTCCTGAACTTACAGCTATG GTTCCTGCATCTGTACGAGTGAGAAGAGAGACGGCTGTCCAGAAAACAAAACCTAAGGTCCCACAATTAGCACAAACAACCGCAACACCACGACCAGCAGCAGCACTTGTAGCAGCCATCAAGAAGCCGGAGACTGTGAAGCCCTCAAATGCACCAAAGCCACAAAGTGTTGACGACTCTTATATGGCCTTTTTGGAGGACATGAAAGCCCTCGGTGCACTTGATAGTTGA
- the LOC113276059 gene encoding basic proline-rich protein-like isoform X2 produces the protein MFSHLGPPRRRTAEEEERAKHPRPEDSVYYHPTLNPTGAPPPGKPPMYKSSIGPRIPLSAASSRGGASSSNAESEEVEFGGPPPPAPPPPLPDSSELGLGDVSTLPLPPPPPMPPQPAAANLGSALPPPSLPPPPPGPPPPKEQGSVPTSLPPPPPPPRSTQPPPPGTNASEMGQSAPSDGSNVKESERVLVMLPPPPPPPGLPPKSDANSFTGTKDVINMLPPPPPPTPNQQVPRPSLVHTIQPDVLPPGIARLPPPPPPPGPPLSVPGLPPRPGLPGMVLPPMPRPPFGPPPGPPPMMRPPLPPGPPPSFQQEDTYNAFRSSAPQKPSYVKSAASTVVKRQLAQHTPELTAMVPASVRVRRETAVQKTKPKVPQLAQTTATPRPAAALVAAIKKPETVKPSNAPKPQSVDDSYMAFLEDMKALGALDS, from the exons ATGTTCAG CCACTTAGGGCCCCCTCGGAGACGaactgctgaagaagaagagagagcGAAACATCCAAGGCCAGAG GATTCTGTATATTATCATCCTACACTGAACCCTACTGGAGCACCTCCTCCTGGAAAGCCTCCCATGTACAAATCATCAATAG GACCCAGGATTCCCTTGTCTGCAGCTTCCTCTCGTGGCGGAGCATCATCTTCAAATGCAGAGTCAGAGGAAGTGGAATTTGGTGGCCCCCCTCCCCCTGCTCCACCACCACCCTTGCCAGACTCTAGTGAATTAGGCCTCGGGGATGTCTCTACATTGCCTCTACCTCCTCCACCTCCAATGCCACCTCAGCCTGCTGCTGCTAACTTAGGTAGTGCATTGCCCCCACCATCACTACCTCCACCTCCTCCTGGTCCACCACCACCCAAAGAACAAGGTTCTGTTcccacttcacttcctccacctcCACCGCCACCCCGCTCTACTCAGCCACCTCCACCTGGTACAAATGCAAGTGAGATGGGTCAATCTGCGCCATCAGATGGCTCAAATGTTAAAGAGTCTGAGCGT GTGCTGGTTATGCTTCCTCCACCACCCCCACCTCCCGGATTGCCACCTAAGTCTGATGCCAATAGTTTTACAGGGACCAAGGATGTCATTAACATgcttccaccacctccaccaccaactccaaaTCAGCAAGTGCCAAGGCCTTCCTTAGTCCATACCATACAGCCGGATGTACTACCCCCAGGCATTGCTCGTTTGCCTCCACCCCCACCTCCTCCAGGACCACCATTATCTGTCCCAGGACTTCCTCCTCGTCCTGGACTTCCTGGCATGGTTCTGCCACCAATGCCAAGACCACCCTTTGGTCCTCCACCTGGACCACCACCAATGATGAGACCACCACTTCCACCTGGCCCTCCTCCTAGCTTCCAGCAGGAAGACACTTACAATGCTTTTAGATCTTCAGCACCCCAGAAGCCATCTTATGTTAAGTCGGCAGCATCTACAGTTGTGAAGAGGCAGCTGGCACAGCATACTCCTGAACTTACAGCTATG GTTCCTGCATCTGTACGAGTGAGAAGAGAGACGGCTGTCCAGAAAACAAAACCTAAGGTCCCACAATTAGCACAAACAACCGCAACACCACGACCAGCAGCAGCACTTGTAGCAGCCATCAAGAAGCCGGAGACTGTGAAGCCCTCAAATGCACCAAAGCCACAAAGTGTTGACGACTCTTATATGGCCTTTTTGGAGGACATGAAAGCCCTCGGTGCACTTGATAGTTGA